One region of gamma proteobacterium HIMB55 genomic DNA includes:
- a CDS encoding 2-nitropropane dioxygenase-like enzyme (PFAM: 2-nitropropane dioxygenase), with translation MSLTETFDIEFPLFAFSHCRDVVAAVSRNGGFGVLGAVELTPEELKVELDWITAHTNGRPFGLDLIVPNKVEGRGEQISDEAMIGRIPDEHREFAASVLNAQGIDTSDLDERRKGQLTFHHNVSGDKTDAMLAVAAEYPIALLVNALGVPPPEMFDFARRHNIKVGALVGTVNHALNQARAGVDVLIAAGGEAGGHCGAVSTMVLIPEVCRALRKHDMDVPVLAAGGIATGEQMAAAMAMGAEGAWCGSVWLTTVEAETTPTVKAKMLQATASDTVRAKSRTGKPSRQLRSGWTDAWEAGDAPAPLPMPLQGLVSEPALKKVDAAAAAGHSGAEALATYWVGQAVGLMNEERSVADVMMEFKTEYLEAFQRVEGFLEGVAK, from the coding sequence ATGTCCTTAACCGAGACATTCGATATCGAGTTCCCACTCTTTGCTTTCAGCCATTGCCGTGATGTGGTCGCTGCGGTATCCCGTAATGGTGGCTTTGGTGTTTTGGGCGCCGTCGAGCTCACCCCAGAGGAGCTCAAAGTTGAACTTGATTGGATAACTGCTCACACGAATGGTCGCCCCTTTGGACTCGACCTCATTGTCCCTAATAAAGTTGAGGGTCGAGGCGAGCAGATCTCCGATGAGGCGATGATCGGGCGCATTCCAGATGAGCACCGTGAGTTCGCTGCTTCGGTGCTCAACGCTCAAGGGATCGACACCAGTGACCTCGACGAACGCCGTAAGGGCCAGCTGACGTTTCATCACAACGTAAGCGGTGATAAAACCGATGCGATGCTCGCTGTTGCCGCGGAATACCCCATTGCGCTTTTGGTGAATGCCTTGGGTGTTCCACCGCCGGAAATGTTTGATTTCGCCCGCAGGCACAATATTAAAGTTGGAGCCTTAGTGGGCACCGTAAACCACGCGTTGAATCAGGCGCGTGCCGGTGTCGATGTCCTCATCGCTGCTGGTGGAGAGGCGGGTGGCCATTGCGGCGCGGTAAGCACAATGGTGCTCATTCCCGAAGTCTGCCGGGCGCTTCGCAAACACGATATGGATGTGCCGGTTTTGGCAGCAGGCGGTATTGCCACAGGTGAGCAAATGGCCGCTGCAATGGCAATGGGTGCGGAGGGCGCCTGGTGTGGCAGTGTTTGGTTGACGACTGTCGAAGCGGAAACAACGCCGACCGTGAAGGCGAAGATGTTGCAAGCGACAGCGAGCGATACTGTGCGTGCCAAATCGCGAACCGGCAAACCCTCTCGACAGCTACGATCGGGATGGACCGATGCTTGGGAAGCGGGCGATGCACCGGCGCCGTTACCCATGCCCTTACAGGGCTTGGTATCCGAGCCCGCGCTTAAGAAGGTCGATGCAGCCGCTGCCGCCGGTCACTCGGGGGCAGAGGCGTTGGCAACCTATTGGGTTGGGCAAGCGGTCGGTCTTATGAATGAAGAGCGCTCTGTCGCAGATGTCATGATGGAGTTCAAAACCGAATATTTAGAGGCCTTTCAGCGGGTTGAAGGGTTCTTGGAAGGAGTGGCTAAGTAA
- a CDS encoding conserved hypothetical protein TIGR03084 (PFAM: Mycothiol maleylpyruvate isomerase N-terminal domain~TIGRFAM: TIGR03084 family protein; uncharacterized Actinobacterial protein TIGR03083), protein MQQATDFREESLTLKALIKDLDDAGFEAVTQFKDWTINDVFRHLHFWNKAVMVASQGEEAFGEFFKGVGAHMAKGGSLPEYEKQYLDGLSGGALRAAWSDLVDETAEAYTAMDPSARVPWAGPSMSARSSISARQMETWAHGQEVFDALGADREEHDRIRNIVVLGVNTFGWTFKVRNEAPPEPMPYVELVAPSGELWTYGDRQEDNIIRGDAVDFARVVTQTRNIADTDLTVIGDPAEIWMSKAQCFAGAANPPPAKGSRFKAA, encoded by the coding sequence ATGCAACAGGCAACCGATTTTCGTGAGGAAAGCCTCACGCTCAAGGCCTTAATCAAAGATCTTGATGATGCTGGCTTTGAGGCCGTAACGCAGTTTAAGGACTGGACCATTAACGATGTATTCCGACACCTCCATTTTTGGAATAAAGCCGTGATGGTGGCGAGTCAAGGGGAAGAGGCGTTTGGTGAATTCTTCAAAGGCGTGGGTGCTCACATGGCTAAGGGCGGTTCGCTACCTGAGTACGAAAAGCAGTATCTAGACGGGCTCAGTGGCGGTGCGCTTCGTGCAGCATGGTCTGACTTAGTCGATGAGACGGCAGAGGCTTACACGGCTATGGACCCCAGTGCCCGCGTTCCTTGGGCTGGCCCCAGTATGAGTGCGCGTTCATCTATTTCGGCACGGCAAATGGAGACGTGGGCCCACGGGCAAGAGGTTTTCGATGCGCTAGGTGCTGACCGAGAAGAGCACGATCGTATTCGCAACATCGTGGTTTTAGGTGTTAATACCTTTGGCTGGACCTTCAAGGTACGCAACGAAGCACCACCCGAGCCGATGCCTTACGTTGAGTTAGTTGCACCGAGTGGTGAGCTTTGGACCTACGGAGATCGGCAAGAGGACAACATTATTCGCGGAGATGCTGTCGATTTTGCACGGGTTGTTACTCAAACTCGCAATATCGCCGACACCGACTTGACCGTCATTGGTGACCCTGCGGAAATATGGATGTCCAAAGCGCAATGCTTCGCCGGCGCTGCAAACCCACCACCGGCGAAGGGCTCGCGTTTTAAGGCAGCGTAA
- a CDS encoding enoyl-CoA hydratase/carnithine racemase (PFAM: Enoyl-CoA hydratase/isomerase family), which yields MTNTEDGSLVTLVVDGDVATISLNRPELRNALNRQLMVDIIAIAEAVSDREDIRAVVLSAEGSDFSVGADLKEVSGMKPAGSLLRARRDAELGRKMLTAIRNIHQPTICAVKGIATGGGACIAAACDFRLATHTARIGLGEVKMGMNLMWNAVPLFVELVGLSRAKRLIMSGDLYGAEMLERWGLVDEVCSETDLMRLAGQWARKYADLPPVAVQMIKRSVNQYALALSEAVMHMDEDQWILAARSDDFKECVTAFVEKRPAKPTGF from the coding sequence ATGACGAATACTGAAGATGGCTCGCTAGTCACCCTAGTTGTCGATGGAGACGTCGCAACGATTTCATTGAATCGGCCTGAGTTGCGCAACGCACTCAATCGGCAACTGATGGTCGATATCATCGCTATTGCCGAGGCAGTGTCTGATCGAGAGGATATTCGCGCCGTTGTACTTTCGGCAGAGGGCTCGGACTTCTCAGTGGGTGCTGACTTGAAAGAGGTCTCGGGTATGAAGCCGGCGGGCTCGCTGTTGCGGGCCCGTCGCGATGCAGAGCTCGGGCGTAAGATGTTGACGGCGATTCGTAATATCCATCAGCCGACGATTTGTGCTGTGAAGGGCATTGCCACAGGCGGAGGCGCGTGTATTGCAGCTGCCTGTGATTTCCGGCTTGCCACTCACACGGCGCGTATTGGCCTCGGTGAAGTGAAAATGGGTATGAATTTGATGTGGAACGCGGTGCCTTTGTTTGTCGAGCTCGTGGGTCTGTCACGCGCCAAGCGACTCATCATGTCGGGCGACTTATATGGCGCGGAGATGTTGGAGAGATGGGGCTTGGTTGATGAGGTGTGCAGCGAGACTGATCTCATGAGATTGGCTGGGCAGTGGGCGCGCAAGTACGCGGATTTACCCCCTGTTGCCGTGCAAATGATTAAGCGCAGCGTAAATCAGTACGCACTCGCACTGAGTGAGGCGGTGATGCACATGGACGAGGACCAGTGGATCTTGGCGGCGCGTAGCGATGACTTCAAAGAGTGCGTCACCGCGTTTGTTGAGAAGCGGCCTGCTAAGCCAACCGGTTTCTGA
- a CDS encoding penicillin-binding protein, beta-lactamase class C (PFAM: Beta-lactamase): MTERVLSGYCNPRFAAIEEQLSKAIESGFDTGASVAIEYQGEMVVNLWGGYKDREKTQPWLEDTIVNVFSTTKAITATCILQLVERGKLDLNAPVSDYWPEYGCNGKEVTKVSDFLCHRAAMHGFQGAFPKFDYRDWDKWTETLAAQAPFRTPGTTQGYHALTYGWLVGELIRRVDGRSTGAYFREEIAQPFGLDFHIGLDDDAIGRCGDILVDPQPKPWALMALTLVPDLFLPAQLRHVKKFLRMGDMKVAFSSKASSPDGIEMNTEEWRQAEIPSANGHGTAAALAKLFGVLSTGGERDGHKIMDPETLKLATTPLSEGPDTVIFGAPIRFGVGYDLGLGTTTIGSAPHPDRLFGHCGVGGTVAFGDPEHGIGYGFLCNRMHNPKTLYRTSNQLTKTLLDIVS; encoded by the coding sequence ATGACTGAACGCGTTTTATCGGGTTATTGCAATCCAAGATTCGCAGCCATCGAAGAACAACTCTCAAAGGCAATTGAAAGCGGGTTTGATACTGGCGCGTCCGTGGCCATCGAATATCAAGGCGAGATGGTCGTCAATTTATGGGGCGGCTATAAAGATCGTGAAAAGACGCAGCCCTGGCTCGAGGACACGATCGTGAATGTCTTCTCCACCACCAAGGCAATAACCGCTACCTGTATTTTACAGCTCGTCGAGCGCGGAAAGCTCGACCTGAACGCGCCAGTTTCTGATTATTGGCCCGAATACGGCTGTAACGGTAAAGAAGTCACAAAGGTAAGTGACTTTTTGTGTCACCGTGCGGCCATGCATGGGTTTCAAGGCGCTTTTCCTAAGTTTGACTACCGCGACTGGGATAAATGGACAGAGACACTAGCAGCACAAGCGCCTTTCAGAACACCAGGTACCACACAGGGATATCACGCGCTGACCTATGGCTGGTTGGTGGGCGAATTGATTCGTCGCGTAGATGGACGAAGTACTGGCGCCTATTTCCGTGAGGAGATCGCTCAGCCCTTCGGTTTAGATTTTCATATCGGCTTGGATGACGACGCGATCGGGCGTTGTGGCGATATCTTGGTTGACCCGCAACCTAAGCCTTGGGCGTTGATGGCCCTGACACTTGTGCCAGACCTGTTTCTCCCCGCGCAATTACGTCACGTTAAGAAGTTCCTTCGCATGGGTGATATGAAAGTGGCATTCTCATCGAAGGCGAGTTCGCCAGATGGCATCGAGATGAATACGGAGGAGTGGCGCCAAGCAGAGATTCCCTCGGCGAATGGCCACGGAACAGCGGCTGCGCTCGCTAAGTTGTTTGGCGTGCTCAGTACCGGAGGTGAGCGCGATGGCCATAAGATCATGGACCCAGAGACGCTCAAACTTGCGACAACACCGCTTTCTGAGGGGCCCGACACCGTTATCTTTGGTGCGCCGATTCGTTTTGGCGTGGGTTACGACCTTGGGCTGGGGACAACCACGATTGGCTCAGCCCCGCACCCGGACCGTCTGTTTGGACACTGCGGTGTGGGCGGAACAGTGGCGTTTGGTGATCCTGAGCATGGAATAGGCTACGGGTTCTTGTGCAACCGTATGCATAATCCTAAAACGCTTTATCGAACGTCTAATCAGCTGACCAAAACACTGCTAGATATAGTGAGTTAA
- a CDS encoding enoyl-CoA hydratase/carnithine racemase (PFAM: Enoyl-CoA hydratase/isomerase family) has translation MSDTLLTELADNGVLTISLNRPEVLNSLNETITLGLLQALIDARTNKDVRAIVITGAGRAFCAGADLDSKSWPSPKGLSAGEATAASMDRGFNPLVKAVSQSTKPVVTAINGIAAGGGVGLALAGDITIASESAKFKLVFGPNLGIIPDMGASWFLPNLIGRARANGLALLGDDLPAATAKEWGLIWDCVPAEQLLAEAQAIAGRLADGPTIGLKAVVKAHDRAMSNTLSEQLEYEKETQRVLFDFPHVSEGVRAFIEKRKPNFRDVS, from the coding sequence ATGTCCGACACACTGCTTACCGAACTTGCCGATAACGGCGTACTCACCATCAGTCTCAATCGTCCCGAAGTCCTGAACTCCCTCAACGAGACAATCACCTTGGGGTTATTACAGGCGCTCATCGATGCCAGAACCAACAAAGACGTACGCGCCATTGTCATAACGGGCGCGGGACGGGCGTTCTGTGCGGGTGCTGATCTCGACAGTAAGAGCTGGCCCTCACCCAAAGGACTTTCCGCTGGCGAAGCGACCGCTGCAAGTATGGACAGAGGTTTCAATCCACTCGTTAAAGCAGTCTCCCAATCGACAAAGCCGGTGGTGACTGCCATTAACGGTATCGCGGCTGGCGGTGGTGTTGGTTTAGCACTGGCGGGCGATATCACCATCGCCTCTGAGTCAGCTAAGTTTAAACTCGTCTTTGGTCCCAATCTTGGCATCATTCCCGATATGGGTGCCTCCTGGTTTTTACCTAATCTGATCGGTCGTGCTCGCGCAAACGGCCTTGCGCTCTTAGGTGATGACTTACCCGCCGCTACGGCAAAGGAATGGGGTCTCATTTGGGATTGCGTGCCGGCTGAGCAGTTACTCGCAGAAGCTCAAGCTATTGCGGGACGGCTTGCTGATGGCCCAACGATTGGCCTCAAGGCTGTTGTGAAGGCTCACGATCGCGCGATGTCCAACACCTTAAGCGAGCAATTGGAGTACGAAAAAGAGACGCAGCGAGTGCTCTTCGACTTTCCCCATGTATCGGAGGGTGTCCGGGCGTTTATCGAGAAGCGTAAACCCAATTTTCGCGATGTGAGTTAA
- a CDS encoding DNA/RNA helicase, superfamily II (PFAM: Helicase conserved C-terminal domain; DbpA RNA binding domain; DEAD/DEAH box helicase), producing the protein MTASNFSSLPIIPQTLEALEGLGFSSMTSVQAESLPLILARKDVIIQAQTGSGKTAAFGIGLLNHLNPRFFGVQALVMCPTRELAEQVAQTIRQLASRMANIKTVLLCGGKPFGPQKDSLSHGAHIVVGTPGRIEDHLKKGNLVLKGVKTFVLDEADRMLDMGFAEVMANITQRLPKDRQTILMSATFPDDIKRISRSIQRNPVQVTIDDQLTHDDDVLEQLFFEIGKHERETALLAVFEHHRPRNAMVFCNTKKQCSDVASFLCEHDIEAIALHGDLDQRERDQVLLQFANGSCPVLVASDVAARGLDIPSLEMVVNVDLPRDADTYVHRIGRTGRAGEKGKAFSLVTPADTHRLRIIEDHLETPCICDVLASLDRDPNYELKGDFVTVQLDAGRKQKVRPGDILGALTGDAGLPGDQIGKITILDYSSFVAILRPALRQAMNYLSDGKVKGRKIRARRLRLK; encoded by the coding sequence ATGACAGCCTCCAACTTTTCATCGCTCCCTATAATTCCGCAGACGCTTGAGGCGCTAGAGGGTCTTGGCTTTTCGAGCATGACTTCTGTACAGGCCGAGAGTTTGCCACTCATCCTTGCACGAAAAGACGTCATCATTCAGGCCCAGACGGGTAGCGGCAAAACAGCTGCCTTCGGCATCGGTTTACTTAATCATCTCAATCCGCGGTTCTTTGGTGTGCAAGCCCTGGTGATGTGTCCCACTCGTGAGCTTGCAGAGCAGGTAGCTCAAACGATTAGGCAGTTAGCCAGCCGTATGGCGAATATCAAAACGGTGCTCCTGTGTGGAGGAAAACCTTTTGGTCCACAGAAAGACTCGTTGAGCCACGGCGCACATATCGTGGTGGGTACGCCGGGACGCATTGAAGATCATCTCAAAAAGGGTAATTTAGTGCTCAAGGGTGTCAAAACGTTCGTATTGGATGAAGCTGACCGCATGCTGGATATGGGTTTTGCTGAGGTGATGGCGAATATCACCCAACGCCTTCCGAAAGACAGACAAACGATCCTTATGTCGGCGACTTTTCCCGACGATATCAAGCGAATCAGCCGATCAATACAACGTAATCCGGTGCAAGTCACCATTGATGACCAGCTAACGCACGATGATGATGTGCTCGAGCAATTGTTCTTTGAAATCGGCAAGCATGAGCGTGAAACGGCTTTACTCGCTGTTTTCGAGCACCATCGTCCAAGGAATGCGATGGTTTTTTGCAATACAAAAAAGCAGTGCTCAGACGTGGCGAGTTTTTTGTGCGAGCACGACATTGAAGCGATCGCTTTGCATGGTGATTTAGACCAGCGAGAGCGCGATCAAGTGCTGCTGCAGTTTGCCAATGGCTCTTGCCCGGTATTGGTTGCCAGCGATGTGGCGGCCAGGGGGCTGGATATTCCGTCGCTTGAGATGGTTGTTAATGTCGATTTGCCGCGCGATGCGGATACCTATGTTCATCGGATTGGGCGGACGGGCCGAGCGGGCGAGAAGGGGAAGGCATTTAGTTTGGTGACACCTGCCGATACACATCGATTGCGGATTATTGAAGATCATCTTGAGACGCCCTGTATCTGCGATGTACTCGCTTCACTAGATCGAGATCCGAATTACGAACTCAAGGGCGATTTTGTGACTGTGCAGCTAGATGCAGGTCGAAAACAAAAGGTTCGGCCTGGCGATATCTTGGGTGCACTAACGGGCGACGCGGGTTTGCCCGGAGATCAGATTGGTAAAATCACGATTCTCGATTACAGCAGTTTTGTTGCAATCCTGCGGCCCGCGCTTCGACAAGCGATGAACTACCTCAGCGATGGCAAGGTGAAGGGGCGCAAGATCAGAGCACGACGATTGCGATTGAAGTAG
- a CDS encoding Excinuclease ABC subunit B (PFAM: Helicase conserved C-terminal domain; UvrB/uvrC motif; Type III restriction enzyme, res subunit; Ultra-violet resistance protein B~TIGRFAM: excinuclease ABC, B subunit): MAKEFNLQSSYQPAGDQPGAIEQLVNGIGAGLASQTLLGVTGSGKTFTMANVIQKLQRPTIVMAHNKTLAAQLYGEFKEFFPKNAVEYFVSYYDYYQPEAYVPSSDTFIEKDAQVNDHIEQMRLSATKALLERPDCLVVSTVSSIYGLGDPQSYFKMIMHLSRGEIINQRGILRQLAELQYTRNDLDFKRGTYRVRGDVIDIFPADSDELAIRIELFDEEIENICSFDPLTGAVEEKLPRVTIFPKTHYVASRDTMLGAVDLIEEELEIRVKQFKDAEKHLEAQRIAQRTRYDIEMIRELGYCQGIENYSRYLSGRAPGEPPPTLFEYLPDNALMIIDESHVTVPQIGAMYRGDRSRKETLVEYGFRLPSALDNRPMKFEEWEAMSPQAIFVSATPGNYENEHAGATVEQVVRPTGLVDPIVEIRPARTQVDDLLAEIRETTAKGDRVLVTTLTKRMSEDLTEYLNEHDVRVRYLHSDIDTVERVEIIRDLRLGHFDVLVGINLLREGLDMPEVSLVTILDADKEGFLRSDRSLIQTIGRAARNLNGRAILYADNMTGSMERAINETQRRRDKQLAFNEENGVVPKGIEKSVRDILEGARRMPTKARGARDTKVTNDRASFAQDVMNMTPAALSRKLSELENTMAEHAKNLEFEEAAAVRDQIAELKQIAFVGA; this comes from the coding sequence GTGGCCAAAGAATTTAATCTTCAATCTTCATACCAGCCCGCAGGTGATCAGCCCGGGGCGATAGAGCAGTTGGTGAACGGGATCGGTGCAGGGCTCGCGTCGCAGACACTTTTAGGTGTTACCGGGAGCGGTAAAACCTTCACCATGGCCAATGTGATTCAAAAGCTGCAGCGACCTACGATCGTGATGGCGCATAACAAGACGCTCGCGGCACAGCTCTACGGAGAATTCAAAGAGTTCTTCCCCAAAAACGCCGTTGAATACTTTGTATCCTACTACGACTACTACCAACCCGAGGCCTATGTGCCCTCGTCAGATACGTTCATCGAGAAGGATGCGCAGGTAAACGATCACATCGAACAGATGCGGCTATCAGCCACGAAGGCCTTGCTGGAGCGGCCCGATTGTCTTGTGGTGTCAACGGTGTCATCAATTTACGGTCTGGGCGATCCTCAGTCCTATTTCAAGATGATCATGCACCTCTCGCGGGGCGAGATAATCAATCAGCGTGGGATTCTTCGGCAGCTCGCGGAGTTGCAATACACCCGCAATGATTTGGACTTCAAGCGTGGAACCTATCGTGTGCGCGGCGATGTCATCGATATTTTCCCTGCGGACTCTGATGAACTCGCTATCCGTATCGAGCTTTTTGATGAGGAGATCGAAAATATCTGTAGCTTCGACCCTCTGACGGGCGCAGTGGAGGAGAAGCTTCCCAGAGTCACAATTTTCCCCAAGACGCACTACGTGGCCTCGAGAGACACGATGTTAGGTGCAGTTGATCTAATCGAGGAAGAGCTCGAGATACGAGTAAAACAATTCAAAGACGCAGAGAAGCACCTCGAGGCCCAACGGATAGCCCAGCGCACTCGTTATGACATAGAGATGATTCGTGAATTGGGTTATTGCCAGGGTATCGAGAACTATTCGCGTTACTTGTCTGGCCGCGCACCGGGTGAGCCACCACCGACGCTGTTTGAGTACCTACCGGACAATGCGCTCATGATCATCGATGAGTCTCACGTCACTGTGCCGCAAATCGGTGCCATGTATCGCGGTGACCGATCGCGTAAAGAGACGCTTGTCGAATATGGTTTTCGGCTACCGTCCGCGCTCGATAACCGACCAATGAAGTTCGAGGAATGGGAGGCGATGTCGCCTCAGGCAATCTTTGTTTCCGCAACGCCCGGTAATTATGAAAATGAGCACGCTGGCGCAACCGTAGAGCAGGTGGTGCGTCCTACAGGACTCGTGGATCCTATCGTCGAAATTAGACCCGCGCGCACCCAGGTCGACGATCTTCTTGCTGAGATCAGGGAGACAACCGCTAAGGGCGATCGCGTCCTTGTGACCACACTGACAAAACGTATGTCAGAAGATTTAACCGAGTATCTTAACGAGCACGATGTGCGCGTTCGCTATCTCCACTCCGATATCGATACTGTTGAGCGCGTAGAAATTATTCGCGATCTTCGCTTGGGACACTTTGACGTGCTCGTCGGGATTAACCTCCTGCGAGAGGGTTTGGATATGCCGGAAGTTTCCCTAGTGACTATTCTCGATGCTGACAAGGAAGGCTTTTTGCGCAGCGATCGGTCGTTGATTCAGACCATTGGCCGTGCTGCGAGAAATCTTAATGGGCGTGCGATCTTGTACGCAGACAACATGACGGGCTCGATGGAGCGGGCCATCAACGAGACGCAGCGGCGTCGTGACAAGCAACTAGCCTTCAACGAAGAAAACGGTGTGGTACCCAAAGGCATCGAGAAATCGGTGCGCGATATCCTTGAAGGTGCGCGACGAATGCCTACGAAAGCGCGCGGTGCGCGTGACACAAAGGTCACAAATGACCGTGCGAGCTTCGCTCAGGATGTCATGAACATGACGCCAGCCGCTTTGTCGCGTAAGTTGAGCGAGTTAGAGAACACGATGGCCGAGCATGCGAAGAATCTCGAGTTCGAGGAGGCGGCTGCTGTGAGAGATCAGATCGCCGAGCTTAAGCAAATCGCATTTGTCGGCGCATAG
- a CDS encoding outer membrane protein/peptidoglycan-associated (lipo)protein (PFAM: OmpA family) — protein sequence MKKLFLPLTALIFLSACTLTSDEEYIRCLQGFNDPGSGGGIPGGKAATVITAGAAGAAAALVLCEEPKVTESPKALEADIDGDLSQPLEAREPLLVSNRPTASKTPPLPQPVLFSFDSRTLQFELDRAELPPGAEDTLASVVSYLAEFSEVNVTIAGHTCWLGSEIYNQTLSQRRAQAVADFIASEGISGDRLFVEAFGESRPIVSNQTDGGRRQNRRVEVIQR from the coding sequence ATGAAAAAGCTATTCCTCCCACTTACCGCATTGATCTTTTTGAGCGCCTGCACTCTCACATCTGACGAGGAATATATCCGTTGCCTTCAAGGCTTTAATGATCCTGGCTCCGGCGGTGGCATACCCGGTGGCAAGGCGGCTACCGTAATCACGGCTGGAGCTGCAGGTGCTGCGGCGGCGCTCGTTTTATGCGAGGAGCCCAAGGTTACGGAGTCACCAAAGGCCTTAGAAGCAGATATTGATGGTGATCTCTCTCAACCTCTGGAGGCACGAGAGCCGTTGCTGGTTTCTAATCGTCCGACGGCTTCCAAGACACCACCACTGCCTCAGCCTGTGCTGTTCTCGTTTGATTCACGCACATTGCAGTTTGAGCTCGACCGAGCTGAGTTACCGCCCGGCGCAGAGGATACTTTGGCGTCGGTGGTTAGTTACCTTGCAGAGTTTTCTGAGGTCAACGTTACGATAGCGGGGCACACCTGCTGGCTGGGCTCAGAGATCTACAACCAAACGCTGTCGCAACGACGGGCGCAGGCAGTTGCCGATTTCATTGCTAGTGAGGGTATTAGCGGCGACCGGTTGTTCGTAGAAGCCTTTGGCGAGAGTCGACCCATTGTCTCGAACCAAACCGACGGGGGACGTCGGCAAAATCGGCGTGTTGAAGTTATTCAGCGATAA
- a CDS encoding cytochrome bd-type quinol oxidase, subunit 1 (PFAM: Bacterial Cytochrome Ubiquinol Oxidase), whose translation MFELFDALLLARIQFAFTVAFHIIFPAFSIGLASYLFVLEGLWLWTGRDVYLRLFKYWLKIFAIAFGMGVVSGLVMSYQFGTNWSVFSDLAGPVIGPLMAYEVMSAFFLEAGFLGIMLFGMNRVGKGLHFAATGMVAFGTVLSATWILAVNSWMHTPAGYEINEVGQFIPVDWFAVIFNPSFPYRLVHMTLAAYLTTAFVVGATGAWHLLRGSQSKDAKKMLSMAMWMATFVAPLQILAGDFHGLNTLEHQPMKVAAMEGHWERQKGAPFIVIGFPDEETESNGFELEIPYASALILTHELDGETPGLKDVPPEERPPVATVFWSFRVMIGIGTLMALIGVVSVWLRFKERLYTSRPFLQWATVMGPSGFVAVVAGWIVTEVGRQPYTVYGVLTTAQSASPIEAPAVAGSLLAFIVVYFLLFGAGVMYILRILATSPNKDELPMGQPTRAAGTTPVASMLNVGEVAPQNG comes from the coding sequence ATGTTCGAATTGTTCGATGCTTTGCTACTGGCGCGCATTCAATTTGCGTTTACGGTTGCTTTCCACATCATCTTTCCCGCGTTTTCGATTGGGTTAGCCAGCTATCTCTTCGTCTTGGAAGGGCTCTGGTTGTGGACGGGTAGAGATGTCTATCTGAGATTGTTCAAATACTGGCTAAAAATATTCGCAATCGCTTTTGGAATGGGCGTTGTGTCAGGACTCGTGATGTCCTACCAGTTTGGTACCAACTGGAGCGTATTCTCCGATTTGGCTGGACCCGTGATCGGTCCATTGATGGCCTACGAAGTGATGTCAGCCTTTTTCCTGGAAGCTGGCTTCTTGGGAATTATGCTGTTTGGCATGAATCGCGTTGGCAAGGGCTTGCACTTCGCGGCAACCGGCATGGTTGCGTTTGGAACGGTGCTATCCGCCACTTGGATTTTGGCAGTGAACAGCTGGATGCACACACCCGCGGGTTATGAAATCAATGAAGTAGGGCAGTTCATCCCGGTCGACTGGTTTGCGGTTATCTTCAACCCTAGCTTCCCTTATCGCTTGGTCCACATGACACTGGCGGCTTATCTCACGACCGCGTTTGTCGTCGGTGCGACAGGTGCCTGGCATCTGTTGCGCGGTAGCCAGTCCAAAGACGCGAAGAAAATGTTGAGCATGGCTATGTGGATGGCGACATTTGTGGCGCCGCTGCAAATCTTAGCGGGTGACTTCCACGGTCTGAATACCCTCGAGCACCAGCCGATGAAAGTGGCTGCTATGGAAGGCCATTGGGAACGTCAGAAAGGTGCGCCGTTTATCGTCATCGGCTTCCCGGACGAAGAGACAGAATCTAACGGCTTCGAGCTCGAGATTCCTTATGCGTCCGCTTTGATCTTGACGCATGAGCTCGACGGAGAGACACCGGGACTTAAGGATGTGCCACCTGAAGAACGGCCACCGGTTGCGACCGTGTTTTGGTCTTTCCGAGTCATGATCGGTATTGGCACACTTATGGCGCTGATTGGTGTCGTTTCAGTGTGGCTTCGATTCAAAGAACGGCTGTACACCAGTCGGCCTTTCCTACAGTGGGCGACCGTTATGGGCCCCTCAGGGTTTGTCGCTGTCGTTGCTGGTTGGATTGTGACCGAGGTGGGTCGGCAGCCGTACACGGTTTACGGCGTGTTAACGACCGCACAATCGGCGTCTCCGATTGAGGCACCCGCTGTGGCAGGTTCGCTGTTGGCCTTCATCGTCGTCTACTTCCTACTCTTCGGTGCGGGCGTGATGTATATCCTGAGAATTCTTGCGACGTCACCCAACAAAGACGAACTACCCATGGGCCAACCTACCAGAGCGGCTGGCACTACGCCGGTTGCTTCTATGCTGAATGTCGGCGAGGTTGCACCGCAAAATGGGTGA